The Microbacterium sulfonylureivorans region GCGCTGAGCTTCCAGGCCGAGGCCGGAAGCGGCCTGCTCCTCGGTGCTGACTCGGAGGTAGCCGATCATGGTAGTCATGGAGTCTCCTTCGGGATGACAGAATCTGTGTCGTGGGCGGAAGCAGGCAGAACAAGCGCGATGGAGTGTTCGCCATCGTCGGCGGGCTGGCGATCGCTGCGGTCGGCGGCGGCTTCGCGCTCGCCGGTTACGGCTGGCTCTACGCCGTGTGGTTCGCCTGGATCTCGCCCGTGCTCATTGGCCTCGGTGTGCTGGTCTTCCTTGGTCGCGGACCGAAGAAGGACTCCGACCTGGGCCTGTAGGTGTCCGATACCCGG contains the following coding sequences:
- a CDS encoding recombinase family protein, which encodes MTTMIGYLRVSTEEQAASGLGLEAQRDTITRYAASHG